A single genomic interval of Ruminococcus sp. NK3A76 harbors:
- a CDS encoding YlmC/YmxH family sporulation protein, producing the protein MVCSLSELRTKEVINAGTGIKLGYVDDIEFDTVTGNVTSIIIFGRPRAFGLMGRDDDIIIKCEDIEVIGEDTILVRFENSAICTKSRSITVENLSRQFHENS; encoded by the coding sequence ATGGTATGTTCGCTCAGTGAACTCAGAACAAAAGAAGTCATCAACGCCGGGACAGGGATAAAACTTGGGTACGTTGATGATATTGAATTTGATACAGTCACAGGAAATGTCACATCAATTATTATATTCGGCAGGCCGAGAGCTTTCGGGCTTATGGGCAGAGATGACGATATCATTATAAAATGCGAGGATATAGAGGTCATCGGCGAGGACACTATACTTGTGAGATTTGAGAACTCGGCGATATGCACAAAATCAAGAAGCATCACTGTCGAA